Proteins found in one Salminus brasiliensis chromosome 13, fSalBra1.hap2, whole genome shotgun sequence genomic segment:
- the LOC140575489 gene encoding uncharacterized protein — protein MFPQPVINSVHPWSYVASQQAAYPPGQPLLVFYGPPPQMNSASQFRQYGFLYFSQAQEYSMASPATSVYPGTNADYSTAYAAAYYTAQPQIQDTVATLPVFMHPALQQQAPPPHQDPPQQEKRERKLIRIRDPHQGGRDVTEEIMSSARALCSPTLPQSAGPDMGDPPQTNGETLLPPAPVMILHHDHVKPVVTSAVATTPAPQSKTPEQVTVALLQSDSAEAGASQSPPCVPVDGPAFSESKHIDSTDAPISPDTLLLKAQEMPDEPPVALMGNEEKLPNPLRFTLSPLEEPRKIITGVLLNSDIKLNTVENAWRPGVKKARGCSASGEQDNSPETLQTQELFRRVHSILNKLTPQKFQPLMKQLTELVIDTEDRMKGVINLVYEKAIAEPNFSETYAKMRHGLIGLKVPTSDNPDVYVSFRKLLLSLCQDECEKHKDDEICERKQMELDAAAEHEERRHLQLDVERARRCSTGNIKFTGELFRLKILAEPIMHPCILKLLKTKDEENLECLCKLLSTIGKELDEKAKSRMDEYFIELEEIKKQRKTSSRIRFMLQDILDLRQHNWVPSRGVQGPKTIAEIHEEAKMEEDREQIKVQQQVLSKKGWTEGSKLRRLHSSGSRISQPQDDESSSVRKSAPAALKVQEAVESPGFRAGSKFCPRPFSEIFILVFPAEHWKPLETKEKRHYEREFLLRLQFNSSSMQKPEGQIPGVVLDKPNKTPLQALDPSCLKNCKTKFTPSFSRQGRHPGGPFWPFPRGQRKELNTKNRSRDIDHLSNITKSGALDSETQLDPGVKGSLGSRVNGSHGGSLAVPATGIEDGSAEAPVAGTPSAPLRVEEEVEVEEEEVPSEEVIMQVKCEAALTPPPAPAKPVISEEEVEKVEAIDEDTRPINYLNEAVKHVQEENTTSQHNGGNSTSTIAREPLCLPLRQLISSAILPNDLYYKGLFFYHCKAVRMGGEKWAFLSFRGK, from the exons ATGTTTCCACAACCTGTGATCAACTCCGTCCACCCGTGGTCATACGTTGCTTCTCAACAGGCTGCCTACCCCCCAGGCCAGCCCCTGTTGGTTTTCTACGGACCCCCACCACAAATGAACTCCGCATCGCAGTTCAGACAG TACGGTTTTCTGTACTTCTCCCAGGCCCAGGAATATTCCATGGCCAGCCCGGCTACAAGCGTCTACCCTGGAACCAACGCTGATTACAGTACTGCATATG CTGCAGCTTATTACACTGCTCAGCCACAGATCCAGGATACAGTAGCCACCCTGCCTGTTTTCATGCACCCTGCCCTGCAGCAACAGGCCCCACCTCCTCACCAAGACCCACCCCAGCAGGAGAAAAGGGAGCGCAAACTG ATCAGAATAAGAGACCCTCATCAGGGAGGGCGTGATGTCACGGAGGAGATCATGTCCAGTGCAAGAGCGCTGTGTTCTCCCACGCTACCTCAG TCTGCAGGCCCAGATATGGGAGATCCACCTCAGACTAATGGTGAAACCCTACTTCCACCGGCTCCTGTCATGATCCTACATC ATGATCATGTAAAGCCTGTGGTGACTTCAGCAGTTGCCACTACTCCCGCACCTCAGTCTAAAACACCAGAGCAGGTGACTGTTGCTCTGCTTCAGAGCGACAGTGCTGAGGCTGGAGCTTCTCAGTCTCCTCCATGTGTTCCAGTGGACGGTCCTGCTTTTTCAGAGTCCAAACACATCGACAGTACAGATGCACCCATTTCTCCTGACACGCTGCTTCTGAAGGCTCAGGAGATGCCTGACGAGCCCCCTGTAGCTCTCATGGGGAATGAAGAGAAG CTTCCCAATCCGCTCCGCTTTACGCTGAGTCCACTCGAGGAGCCTCGCAAAATCATCACTGGTGTGTTGCTGAACAGTGACATCAAGCTGAACACAGTGGAGAATGCATGGAGGCCAGGAGTAAAGAAGGCCCGTGGGTGCAGTGCCAGTGGTGAACAGGATAACAGCCCAGAGACGTTGCAGACCCAAGAGCTGTTTCGCCGTGTCCACAGCATTCTCAATAAATTGACCCCTCAGAAGTTTCAGCCACTGATGAAGCAGCTGACTGAGCTGGTCATTGATACGGAGGACAGAATGAAGGGCGTTATCAACCTGGTGTACGAGAAAGCCATCGCGGAACCCAACTTCTCCGAGACGTATGCCAAAATGCGCCACGGCTTAATAGGG CTGAAAGTCCCCACTTCAGACAATCCGGACGTCTACGTCAGTTTCCGTAAGCTGCTGCTCAGCCTCTGCCAGGATGAGTGTGAGAAGCACAAAGACGATGAAATCTGTGAGCGAAAGCAGATGGAACTGGATGCAGCAGCAGAG CATGAGGAACGACGCCACCTGCAGCTGGACGTGGAAAGAGCCCGCCGTTGCTCCACAGGTAACATCAAATTTACTGGAGAACTGTTTAGGCTGAAGATCCTGGCAGAGCCGATTATGCACCCGTGCATTCTCAAGCTGCTTAAGACCAAAGATGAGGAGAACCTTGAGTGCTTATGCAAGCTTCTGTCTACCATCGGCAAAGAACTGGACGAGAAGGCCAAG tcTCGTATGGATGAGTATTTCATTGAGTTGGAGGAAATCAAAAAGCAGAGGAAAACATCCTCCAGGATCCGTTTTATGCTCCAGGACATTTTAGACCTCAGACAG CATAATTGGGTCCCCAGTAGGGGCGTTCAGGGCCCAAAGACAATTGCTGAGATCCATGAAGAGGCCAAGATGGAGGAAGATAGAGAGCAGATTAAGGtccagcagcaggtgctgtccAAGAAGGGCTGGACTGAGGGCAGCAAATTGCGAAGGCTGCATTCGTCCGGCAGCAGAATTAGCCAACCTCAGGACGATGAGTCTTCATCTGTGCGGAAGAGCGCCCCTGCTGCTCTGAAGGTGCAGGAGGCAGTTGAG AGCCCTGGATTCAGGGCCGGATCAAAATTCTGTCCGAGACCTTTTAGTGAGATTTTCATCCTTGTCTTTCCTGCAGAACACTGGAAGCCCCTTGAAACGAAGGAGAAGAGGCACTATGAGCGGGAGTTCCTGCTGCGCTTACAGTTTAATAGCAGTAGCATGCAGAAGCCTGAGGGACAAATCCCTGGCGTTGTATTGGACAAG CCGAATAAAACTCCTCTGCAGGCCTTGGACCCCAGTTGCCTAAAGAACTGTAAAACCAAGTTCACACCTTCATTTTCTAGGCAGGGCAGACACCCTGGTGGAC CTTTCTGGCCCTTTCCGCGGGGTCAACGCAAAGAGCTCAACACCAAAAACAGATCCAGGGACATCGATCACCTCAGCAACATCACCAAG TCTGGTGCGCTAGATTCTGAGACTCAGCTGGACCCTGGAGTAAAGGGCTCATTGGGAAGCAGGGTTAATGGCAGCCATGGAGGCTCTTTAGCTGTTCCTGCCACGGGCATTGAGGATGGCTCTGCAGAAGCTCCTGTTGCGGGCACACCTTCTGCCCCACTTAGG gtggaggaggaagtTGAGGTTGAAGAAGAGGAGGTTCCATCTGAGGAGGTGATCATGCAGG TGAAATGTGAAGCAGCTCTGACACCACCTCCTGCTCCAGCAAAACCAGTTATCAGTGAAGAGGAAGTAGAGAAGGTTGAAGCCATCGATGAGGATACTCGCCCCATTAATTACCTGAAC GAGGCAGTCAAGCATGTGCAGGAGGAAAACACCACCTCTCAGCATAACGGTGGGAATTCCACTTCCACCATTGCCCGAGAGCCCTTGTGTCTTCCGTTACGGCAACTGATTAGCTCTGCCATCCTGCCAAACGACTTGTACTACAAAGGACTGTTCTTCTACCATTGT AAGgcggtgaggatgggtggagagAAATGGGCTTTTCTTAGCTTCCGGGgaaagtag